Proteins from a genomic interval of Channa argus isolate prfri chromosome 11, Channa argus male v1.0, whole genome shotgun sequence:
- the limk2 gene encoding LIM domain kinase 2 isoform X1: MEEQEGTDNCYCVGCGGKIQDSFHIKVLQDTWHNACFQCSVCCDHLTNWYYEKDGKLYCRKHYWEKFGELCHGCSLLMTGPAMVAGEHKYHPECFVCLRCKVVIEDRDTYALVERSKLYCGKCYKQVVLTPMLEKRSHDSILDALPHTVTLISMPSAANGKRGFSVSVLRDVNGSVSVQVKDVRGMLISPEIRNAIHVGDRILEINGLPVATLMEEEVDNLIHHTSHTLQLLIEYDPVRQRLDRLRLGSPGNRLGIPATSRMRLSSPSDAVLERTDVADEGMLKRRSLRRSNSICKSPGPNSPKEPAFIIRDIGRSESLRSSSSCSHRIFRPCDLIHGEILGKGFFGQAIKVTHKATGEVMVMKELIRCDEETQKTFLKEVKVMRSLDHPHVLKFIGVLYKDKRLNLITEFIEGGTLKDSIRDTDPFTWEQRVSFAKSIASGMAYLHSMSIIHRDLNSHNCLVKLDNTVVVADFGLSRLVVEDKIKPVPEKPSTKKRVFRRIDRKKRYTVVGNPYWMAPEMLNGKRYDEKVDIFSFGIVLCEIIGKVYADPECLPRTLDYGLNVGKFAEKFLPEDCPPAFFPLAVACCDLTPDNRPPFQKLEDWFEALSLNQELGIPLPAELDELNQNLSRLYWPKDGSPAQSTDQPSCPMTASPNSSSMTDNGT; this comes from the exons ATGGAGGAACAAGAAG GTACAGATAATTGTTACTGTGTGGGCTGTGGAGGAAAAATTCAAGACTCCTTTCACATCAAAGTTCTCCAGGACACCTGGCACAACGCCTGCTTTCA GTGTTCTGTGTGCTGTGACCACCTCACGAACTGGTACTATGAGAAGGATGGCAAGCTGTACTGTCGCAAGCACTACTGGGAGAAGTTTGGAGAGCTCTGTCATGGCTGCTCTCTACTCATGACTGGACCAGCCATG GTGGCCGGAGAACACAAGTATCACCCTGAGTGCTTCGTTTGTTTGAGGTGCAAGGTGGTGATTGAAGACCGGGATACCTATGCATTGGTCGAGCGATCAAAGCTCTACTG TGGAAAGTGCTACAAGCAGGTGGTTCTTACACCAATGTTGGAAAAACGATCACACGACTCAATCCTAGACGCCCTGCCCCACACAGTGACCCTCATCTCAATGCCCTCTGCTGCCAATGGCAAGAGGGGCTTCTCTGTGTCAGTGCTGAGGGATGTTAACGGCTCAGTGAGTGTACAAGTCAAAGA TGTTAGAGGGATGCTTATTAGTCCTGAGATACGAAATGCCATCCATGTCGGAGATAGGATCCTGGAGATCAATGGACTTCCAGTGGCGACATTGATGGAGGAAGAG GTGGACAATCTTATCCATCACACTAGTCATACGCTGCAGCTGCTCATAGAGTATGACCCAGTAAGGCAGCGTTTGGATCGGCTCAGACTGGGATCACCCGGGAATCGTTTGGGAATACCAGCCACCTCCCGCATGCGTCTGTCCTCACCCTCTGATGCGGTCCTTGAGAGAACAGATGTGGCTGATGAAGGAATGCTTAAGAGGAGGTCTTTGAG GCGCAGTAATAGTATATGTAAGTCACCTGGGCCCAATTCTCCCAAAGAGCCAGCTTTTATTATACGAGACATTGGGCGCTCTGAATCCTTGCGATCTTCCAGTAGCTGCTCTCATCGCATCTTCCGGCCATGTGACCTCATCCATGGAGAGATCTTGGGAAAGGGCTTCTTTGGACAGGCCATCAAG GTGACTCATAAAGCCACAGGAGAGGTGATGGTGATGAAGGAGCTCATCCGCTGTGATGAAGAGACCCAAAAAACTTTCTTAAAGGAG GTTAAAGTCATGCGAAGCCTCGATCATCCTCATGTTTTGAAGTTCATTGGCGTGCTATACAAGGATAAGAGGCTCAATTTAATAACGGAGTTCATTGAGGGAGGCACTCTGAAGGATTCCATCAGAGACACA GACCCGTTTACATGGGAGCAAAGAGTGAGCTTTGCAAAGAGCATTGCTTCTGGCATG GCCTATCTTCACTCAATGAGCATCATACACAGAGACCTCAACTCTCACAACTGCCTGGTTAAACTG GACAACACAGTGGTCGTTGCTGATTTTGGACTGTCCCGACTTGTAGTGGAGGATAAAATTAAGCCAGTACCTGAAAAACCTTCCACTAAGAAGAGGGTGTTTCGACGTATTGACAGAAAGAAGAGGTACACTGTTGTGGGAAATCCTTACTGGATGGCTCCAGAGATGCTAAATG GTAAACGCTATGATGAGAAGGTGGACATTTTCTCATTCGGAATAGTACTATGTGAG ATCATTGGAAAAGTCTATGCAGACCCTGAGTGTCTCCCCAGGACTCTGGACTATGGCCTAAATGTTGGCAAGTTTGCGGAGAAATTCCTCCCTGAAGACTGTCCACCAGCCTTCTTTCCGCTGGCTGTAGCCTGCTGTGATCTCACACCGGACAACCG TCCACCTTTCCAGAAGCTGGAGGACTGGTTTGAAGCTCTTTCCCTCAACCAGGAGCTAGGGATCCCCCTTCCAGCTGAACTGGATGAACTAAATCAGAATCTTAGTCGACTCTACTGGCCTAAAGACGGCTCTCCAGCCCAGAGCACAGATCAACCGTCATGCCCAATGACAGCCTCACCAAACTCTTCCAGCATGACAGACAATGGCACCTAG
- the limk2 gene encoding LIM domain kinase 2 isoform X2 encodes MTGPAMVAGEHKYHPECFVCLRCKVVIEDRDTYALVERSKLYCGKCYKQVVLTPMLEKRSHDSILDALPHTVTLISMPSAANGKRGFSVSVLRDVNGSVSVQVKDVRGMLISPEIRNAIHVGDRILEINGLPVATLMEEEVDNLIHHTSHTLQLLIEYDPVRQRLDRLRLGSPGNRLGIPATSRMRLSSPSDAVLERTDVADEGMLKRRSLRRSNSICKSPGPNSPKEPAFIIRDIGRSESLRSSSSCSHRIFRPCDLIHGEILGKGFFGQAIKVTHKATGEVMVMKELIRCDEETQKTFLKEVKVMRSLDHPHVLKFIGVLYKDKRLNLITEFIEGGTLKDSIRDTDPFTWEQRVSFAKSIASGMAYLHSMSIIHRDLNSHNCLVKLDNTVVVADFGLSRLVVEDKIKPVPEKPSTKKRVFRRIDRKKRYTVVGNPYWMAPEMLNGKRYDEKVDIFSFGIVLCEIIGKVYADPECLPRTLDYGLNVGKFAEKFLPEDCPPAFFPLAVACCDLTPDNRPPFQKLEDWFEALSLNQELGIPLPAELDELNQNLSRLYWPKDGSPAQSTDQPSCPMTASPNSSSMTDNGT; translated from the exons ATGACTGGACCAGCCATG GTGGCCGGAGAACACAAGTATCACCCTGAGTGCTTCGTTTGTTTGAGGTGCAAGGTGGTGATTGAAGACCGGGATACCTATGCATTGGTCGAGCGATCAAAGCTCTACTG TGGAAAGTGCTACAAGCAGGTGGTTCTTACACCAATGTTGGAAAAACGATCACACGACTCAATCCTAGACGCCCTGCCCCACACAGTGACCCTCATCTCAATGCCCTCTGCTGCCAATGGCAAGAGGGGCTTCTCTGTGTCAGTGCTGAGGGATGTTAACGGCTCAGTGAGTGTACAAGTCAAAGA TGTTAGAGGGATGCTTATTAGTCCTGAGATACGAAATGCCATCCATGTCGGAGATAGGATCCTGGAGATCAATGGACTTCCAGTGGCGACATTGATGGAGGAAGAG GTGGACAATCTTATCCATCACACTAGTCATACGCTGCAGCTGCTCATAGAGTATGACCCAGTAAGGCAGCGTTTGGATCGGCTCAGACTGGGATCACCCGGGAATCGTTTGGGAATACCAGCCACCTCCCGCATGCGTCTGTCCTCACCCTCTGATGCGGTCCTTGAGAGAACAGATGTGGCTGATGAAGGAATGCTTAAGAGGAGGTCTTTGAG GCGCAGTAATAGTATATGTAAGTCACCTGGGCCCAATTCTCCCAAAGAGCCAGCTTTTATTATACGAGACATTGGGCGCTCTGAATCCTTGCGATCTTCCAGTAGCTGCTCTCATCGCATCTTCCGGCCATGTGACCTCATCCATGGAGAGATCTTGGGAAAGGGCTTCTTTGGACAGGCCATCAAG GTGACTCATAAAGCCACAGGAGAGGTGATGGTGATGAAGGAGCTCATCCGCTGTGATGAAGAGACCCAAAAAACTTTCTTAAAGGAG GTTAAAGTCATGCGAAGCCTCGATCATCCTCATGTTTTGAAGTTCATTGGCGTGCTATACAAGGATAAGAGGCTCAATTTAATAACGGAGTTCATTGAGGGAGGCACTCTGAAGGATTCCATCAGAGACACA GACCCGTTTACATGGGAGCAAAGAGTGAGCTTTGCAAAGAGCATTGCTTCTGGCATG GCCTATCTTCACTCAATGAGCATCATACACAGAGACCTCAACTCTCACAACTGCCTGGTTAAACTG GACAACACAGTGGTCGTTGCTGATTTTGGACTGTCCCGACTTGTAGTGGAGGATAAAATTAAGCCAGTACCTGAAAAACCTTCCACTAAGAAGAGGGTGTTTCGACGTATTGACAGAAAGAAGAGGTACACTGTTGTGGGAAATCCTTACTGGATGGCTCCAGAGATGCTAAATG GTAAACGCTATGATGAGAAGGTGGACATTTTCTCATTCGGAATAGTACTATGTGAG ATCATTGGAAAAGTCTATGCAGACCCTGAGTGTCTCCCCAGGACTCTGGACTATGGCCTAAATGTTGGCAAGTTTGCGGAGAAATTCCTCCCTGAAGACTGTCCACCAGCCTTCTTTCCGCTGGCTGTAGCCTGCTGTGATCTCACACCGGACAACCG TCCACCTTTCCAGAAGCTGGAGGACTGGTTTGAAGCTCTTTCCCTCAACCAGGAGCTAGGGATCCCCCTTCCAGCTGAACTGGATGAACTAAATCAGAATCTTAGTCGACTCTACTGGCCTAAAGACGGCTCTCCAGCCCAGAGCACAGATCAACCGTCATGCCCAATGACAGCCTCACCAAACTCTTCCAGCATGACAGACAATGGCACCTAG